The following proteins are encoded in a genomic region of Maribacter hydrothermalis:
- the cydB gene encoding cytochrome d ubiquinol oxidase subunit II, whose amino-acid sequence MEVLWYILIAIVLAVFFILDGYDFGTGIIHLFLAKTEKDKEVIAKSAGLFWDSNEVWLVAAGGMLFMAFPTFYASVFSGFYLPLILVLWLIIFRAIGLELRGQFKFQMWKDIWDKSFGVSSLLLALFFGIALGNIVRGVNLGGVDNGVSVHEGHYFFLPLWDGSFSPLTEHPGVIDWFTIIIGLISVVTLAIHGANWIILKTNSTINLKLKRVIFRLNIALAILTVFSLFVWQIVNPNSLDNFINKPYLIVFPIIYLTGLIGLFFIKKIKNDNHAFALSSLLIVGGITSSLASLFPVILPSVNDTHEPLTIYNTAASEYGLSVAMYWGIIGFILLFVYMIIQKRMMKGKIDHMDYGH is encoded by the coding sequence ATGGAAGTATTATGGTATATTTTAATTGCCATTGTTTTAGCTGTATTTTTTATTCTAGATGGCTATGATTTTGGCACAGGAATTATTCATTTATTCTTAGCTAAAACTGAAAAAGACAAAGAAGTAATTGCTAAATCTGCTGGTTTATTCTGGGATTCTAATGAGGTTTGGTTAGTCGCAGCCGGTGGTATGCTTTTTATGGCATTCCCAACATTCTACGCATCGGTTTTTAGTGGATTTTATTTACCGCTTATTCTCGTTTTATGGCTGATAATTTTTAGAGCTATTGGTTTAGAATTAAGAGGGCAATTTAAATTTCAAATGTGGAAAGATATCTGGGACAAATCTTTCGGGGTTTCTAGCTTATTACTAGCTTTATTCTTTGGTATTGCCTTAGGTAATATTGTACGAGGGGTAAATTTAGGTGGTGTAGATAATGGAGTATCTGTTCATGAAGGACATTATTTCTTCTTACCCCTTTGGGATGGTAGCTTTAGCCCTTTAACGGAACACCCAGGTGTTATAGATTGGTTCACCATTATTATTGGATTAATTTCTGTTGTAACGTTAGCTATACATGGTGCCAACTGGATTATTCTAAAAACTAATTCTACTATAAATCTCAAGCTTAAGAGAGTAATTTTTAGATTAAATATTGCATTAGCTATCCTTACCGTTTTTTCTTTATTTGTGTGGCAAATAGTGAATCCAAATTCATTAGATAACTTTATTAACAAGCCTTATTTAATCGTCTTTCCTATTATTTATTTAACTGGTTTAATTGGATTATTTTTTATTAAAAAAATCAAGAACGACAACCATGCTTTTGCCCTGTCTTCCTTATTAATTGTAGGGGGAATTACTTCCTCTTTAGCTTCCTTATTCCCAGTAATATTGCCATCTGTTAATGATACTCATGAACCTTTAACAATTTATAATACTGCAGCATCAGAATATGGTTTATCCGTTGCAATGTACTGGGGTATCATTGGGTTCATTCTTTTATTTGTTTATATGATTATTCAAAAAAGGATGATGAAAGGTAAAATTGATCATATGGATTATGGCCATTAG
- a CDS encoding TetR/AcrR family transcriptional regulator gives MQDLNTEQNILNAAILVFQRKGMAGARMQEIADEAKINKAMLHYYFRNKQLLFEAVFMQAFSQLAPQLNLIFASNDTVFEKIRKFNSNYIDFILKNPYLPTFIIQELNNNPEFVKKFMVHGNKPDPNPFLLQIEKEITLGKIKKIKPKQLLLNLLSLSVFPFVAKTMLKLVMDVSDQEFLELMEERKTLISEQIINSIKV, from the coding sequence ATGCAAGATTTAAATACAGAGCAAAATATTTTGAATGCAGCAATTTTGGTATTTCAAAGAAAGGGAATGGCGGGTGCTCGAATGCAAGAAATAGCTGATGAAGCGAAAATTAACAAGGCAATGTTACATTACTATTTCCGTAATAAGCAGCTGTTATTCGAAGCTGTTTTTATGCAGGCATTTAGTCAATTGGCTCCACAATTGAATTTAATATTTGCATCAAATGACACCGTTTTTGAGAAAATCAGAAAATTCAATTCCAACTATATTGATTTCATTTTAAAGAACCCATATCTACCAACTTTCATTATACAAGAGCTCAACAACAATCCTGAATTTGTAAAGAAATTTATGGTACATGGAAATAAGCCAGACCCTAATCCTTTCTTGTTACAAATTGAGAAAGAAATAACACTTGGAAAGATTAAAAAAATAAAACCAAAGCAACTTTTGCTAAACCTATTGTCCTTATCCGTTTTTCCATTTGTTGCAAAAACTATGTTGAAATTGGTAATGGATGTATCTGACCAAGAATTTTTGGAATTAATGGAAGAACGTAAAACATTGATTTCAGAACAAATTATAAATAGTATTAAAGTATGA
- a CDS encoding TolC family protein yields the protein MYRLLVLLVFILPSMAAAQQTISIDDCFKLVVENYPLTKQTILLNEQSRLDIEAINKGKLPMLGINAQATYQSDVTSLPIQLPNISVDPPNKDQYRATVDINQLLYNGGLINASSKVVKANNDIKQQEVNVSLYGLKNQINQLYLSVLLLQENNNLLAAKEEQLQTRLNEVIAGVKFGTLLPSSADALKVELIKIKQNFAELHYTKSGLLQKLSLLIGKQLNDDVNLIRPSVVNVVETKNQRPEITLFNLQTEKIEFSTELLKKSKLPKISAFAQGGYGNPGLNMLDNNFNTFYMTGLRLNWNAFDWKKNETEKQSLQINKDIIETEKETFELNTNLELANIASEIHKMEELISYDEAIIPVREKMVKSAESQLKNGVITSSIFITEFTNMHEAKSNLVLHKTQLLLKQIQYQITQGNYGSNNLN from the coding sequence ATGTATAGGCTTTTAGTTTTACTTGTATTTATTTTACCAAGTATGGCTGCAGCACAGCAAACCATATCAATAGATGACTGCTTTAAGCTAGTAGTAGAAAATTACCCGCTTACAAAACAAACTATTTTACTTAACGAACAATCTCGTTTAGATATTGAAGCAATTAATAAAGGTAAACTACCTATGTTAGGTATAAATGCACAAGCTACTTACCAATCTGATGTTACTAGCTTACCTATTCAGCTACCAAACATTTCTGTTGACCCTCCAAATAAAGATCAGTATAGAGCTACTGTTGATATAAACCAATTACTATACAATGGCGGATTGATAAATGCTTCATCTAAAGTTGTTAAAGCCAATAACGACATAAAACAACAAGAAGTAAACGTTAGTTTGTACGGGTTAAAAAATCAAATTAACCAACTCTACCTTTCTGTTTTATTACTACAGGAAAACAACAATCTTTTGGCCGCTAAAGAAGAGCAATTACAAACACGGCTAAATGAAGTTATAGCGGGTGTAAAATTTGGTACGCTTTTACCATCATCTGCAGACGCCTTAAAAGTTGAGCTTATAAAAATAAAACAGAATTTTGCCGAGCTTCATTATACTAAATCGGGTTTATTGCAAAAATTATCGTTACTCATAGGTAAGCAACTTAATGACGATGTAAACTTAATTAGGCCTAGTGTAGTCAATGTTGTGGAAACCAAAAACCAAAGGCCTGAAATTACCCTTTTTAACCTTCAAACCGAAAAAATAGAGTTCTCTACTGAATTACTAAAAAAATCAAAACTTCCTAAAATTAGTGCTTTTGCCCAAGGTGGTTATGGTAATCCCGGATTGAACATGTTAGATAATAATTTTAATACATTTTACATGACAGGCCTACGATTAAATTGGAATGCTTTTGACTGGAAAAAGAACGAAACCGAAAAACAGTCACTTCAAATCAATAAAGACATAATAGAAACCGAGAAAGAGACTTTTGAACTAAACACTAATTTAGAACTTGCCAATATTGCATCGGAAATTCATAAAATGGAAGAACTAATTTCCTATGACGAAGCAATTATACCTGTGCGTGAAAAAATGGTGAAATCGGCAGAATCTCAACTGAAAAATGGGGTTATCACCTCCTCCATTTTTATTACAGAATTCACCAACATGCACGAAGCAAAAAGCAACTTAGTCTTACACAAAACTCAATTGCTTTTAAAACAGATACAATATCAAATTACTCAAGGAAATTATGGTTCTAACAACCTAAACTAA
- a CDS encoding HlyD family secretion protein has product MKKTNLIFFTSILALLLSCNNNEDRADGYGNFEATEITVSAEANGKIQFFNIEEGAVLKENMIVGVIDTIQLSLKREQLIAAKNIIFSKSRNVLSQREVLREQIKVASKEQKRVENLIKENAATPKQLDDVNGQIDILKQQINSVETQNAPIVNEVKSVEVQIQQIEDQIQKSIIKNPINGTVLVKYAEPYELTTFGKPLYKIADLNEMELRVYIGETQLASLEIGQEVAVKIDTANDMKSYTGIISWISDTAEFTPKIIQTKEERVNLVYGVKIKVKNDGSLKIGMPAEMWLQ; this is encoded by the coding sequence ATGAAAAAAACAAATCTCATATTTTTTACCTCTATTTTAGCGCTTCTTTTGTCTTGTAATAATAATGAAGACCGGGCTGATGGTTATGGAAATTTTGAAGCCACGGAAATTACTGTTTCGGCAGAAGCAAATGGTAAAATTCAGTTTTTTAATATAGAAGAAGGCGCCGTTTTAAAAGAAAATATGATTGTTGGGGTAATAGATACCATTCAATTATCGCTTAAACGGGAGCAATTAATAGCGGCTAAAAATATTATTTTCTCAAAATCCCGTAATGTGCTATCGCAAAGAGAAGTACTTCGCGAGCAAATAAAAGTTGCAAGCAAAGAGCAGAAACGTGTCGAAAATCTTATTAAAGAAAATGCAGCAACGCCTAAGCAATTAGATGACGTCAACGGACAAATTGATATTCTAAAACAACAAATAAATAGTGTTGAAACTCAAAATGCCCCTATCGTTAACGAAGTTAAAAGTGTTGAGGTACAAATTCAGCAAATTGAAGACCAAATTCAAAAAAGTATCATTAAAAACCCTATTAACGGCACTGTTCTGGTAAAATATGCCGAACCTTATGAGCTAACGACTTTTGGAAAACCACTATATAAAATTGCAGATTTAAATGAAATGGAACTCCGTGTTTATATCGGTGAAACTCAATTAGCAAGTCTAGAAATAGGACAAGAAGTAGCTGTAAAAATAGATACTGCCAATGATATGAAATCTTATACCGGCATAATATCTTGGATTTCAGATACCGCAGAATTTACCCCAAAAATTATACAAACAAAAGAAGAACGCGTGAATTTAGTGTATGGCGTTAAAATAAAGGTGAAAAATGATGGCAGTTTAAAAATTGGAATGCCAGCCGAAATGTGGCTTCAATAG
- a CDS encoding ABC transporter ATP-binding protein — MSIIVNNISKSYKKVKALDAISFEVKPGELFGLIGPDGAGKTTLFRILTTLLVADKGEATVAGYDVISGYKAIRNHVGYMPGRFSLYQDLTIEENLNFFATIFGTTVEENYDLIKDIYIQIEPFKNRRAGKLSGGMKQKLALCCALIHKPKVLFLDEPTTGVDPVSRKEFWEMLKRLQKKDITILVSTPYMDEAALCDRIALITDGQILQLSTPEEIISSFPKKIFKVKAAETYQLIKDLKEFPKTHSAYPFGEYMHFTSNAPDFKTENLIQFLKDKKHTNIEVFETAPTIEDSFMELSK, encoded by the coding sequence ATGAGCATAATTGTAAATAATATAAGTAAATCGTACAAAAAGGTAAAAGCTTTAGATGCTATTTCCTTTGAAGTAAAACCGGGAGAATTATTTGGCCTAATAGGTCCTGATGGGGCGGGCAAAACTACGTTATTTAGAATTCTTACGACGTTACTTGTAGCGGATAAAGGCGAAGCGACTGTTGCCGGTTATGATGTGATTAGTGGTTACAAAGCCATTCGAAATCATGTGGGCTATATGCCTGGTCGGTTTTCACTTTACCAAGACCTTACCATTGAAGAAAATCTTAATTTTTTCGCCACCATTTTCGGAACTACTGTTGAAGAAAATTACGATTTAATCAAAGACATTTATATTCAAATAGAACCGTTCAAGAATAGAAGGGCTGGGAAATTATCGGGCGGAATGAAACAAAAACTTGCTTTGTGTTGCGCTTTAATACACAAACCAAAAGTGTTGTTTTTAGATGAACCTACAACGGGTGTAGACCCAGTATCTAGAAAGGAGTTTTGGGAAATGCTAAAACGATTACAAAAAAAAGACATTACCATATTGGTGTCCACACCTTATATGGATGAAGCTGCCCTTTGTGATCGTATTGCTTTAATAACAGACGGACAAATTTTACAATTAAGCACACCAGAGGAAATTATTTCATCTTTTCCTAAGAAAATATTCAAAGTTAAAGCGGCTGAAACCTATCAACTAATTAAAGATTTGAAAGAATTCCCAAAAACCCACAGCGCATATCCTTTTGGAGAATACATGCATTTTACAAGTAATGCGCCCGATTTCAAGACCGAAAATCTGATTCAATTTTTGAAAGATAAAAAGCATACAAATATTGAAGTTTTTGAGACAGCGCCTACTATTGAGGATAGCTTTATGGAATTATCAAAATGA
- a CDS encoding ABC transporter ATP-binding protein, giving the protein MKNTHVISVENLTKVFGDFFAVNNISFHVAKGEVFGFLGANGAGKTTAMKMLIGISKPTSGEAMVAGFDVKTHPEEVKKNIGYMSQRFSLYNDLTIRENITFFGGIYGLKKNDIKKKSQDLIDELNLHEEADKLVGSLPLGWKQKVAFSVSLLHNPQIIFLDEPTGGVDPITRRQFWEMIYREADKGKTIFVTTHYMDEAEYCDRVSIMVAGKIEALDTPKNLKEQYNVASMNEVFLKLARNLE; this is encoded by the coding sequence ATGAAAAATACACATGTCATATCGGTAGAAAATTTAACCAAAGTATTTGGTGACTTCTTTGCGGTCAACAATATCTCTTTTCATGTTGCAAAAGGAGAAGTTTTTGGTTTTTTAGGTGCTAACGGTGCTGGGAAAACTACAGCAATGAAAATGCTAATTGGAATTTCTAAACCCACATCTGGGGAAGCTATGGTTGCTGGTTTTGATGTAAAAACACACCCTGAAGAAGTGAAGAAAAATATAGGATATATGAGCCAGCGTTTTTCATTATACAATGACTTAACTATACGGGAAAACATCACTTTTTTTGGTGGTATTTATGGTCTTAAAAAAAATGATATTAAAAAGAAATCTCAAGACCTTATTGATGAGCTGAATTTGCATGAAGAGGCAGATAAACTGGTAGGTTCTTTACCCTTGGGTTGGAAACAAAAAGTGGCCTTTTCTGTATCGTTATTACATAATCCACAAATTATTTTTTTAGATGAACCTACAGGTGGTGTCGACCCTATTACTCGAAGACAGTTTTGGGAAATGATTTATAGAGAAGCAGATAAGGGTAAAACTATTTTCGTTACTACACATTATATGGATGAGGCAGAATACTGTGACCGAGTCTCGATTATGGTAGCCGGTAAAATAGAAGCATTAGATACCCCTAAGAATTTAAAGGAACAGTATAACGTAGCATCTATGAACGAAGTTTTTTTAAAGCTGGCTAGAAATCTTGAATAA
- a CDS encoding ABC transporter permease — MKRFVGFVKKEFYHIFRDRRSLFILFGMPIVQVMLFGFAITNEINNVDIAILDHSKDASTKEIIEKISASKYFSVKDYLDNENEIETAFKKGKIKAVLNFEKDFSKKLQTENQATIQILTDATDPNTANTISNYTGAILQNYQELINKDIVTPYQINTQTQLFYNKELKSVFMFVPGVMTIILMLVSAMMTSISITREKELGTMEILLVSPLKPLQVIIGKVVPYIFLSVINAIIIILLSIFIFKMPIAGNYFLLAAETILFIINALSLGILISTVSASQQTAMMISLMGLMLPVILLSGFIFPITSMPLPLQVISNIIPAKWFIIILKGIMLKGVGLAYLWKETLILIGMTLFFIAISVKKYKTRLE; from the coding sequence ATGAAACGATTCGTTGGATTTGTAAAAAAGGAGTTTTATCACATTTTTCGTGATAGGCGCTCTCTATTCATCTTATTTGGTATGCCAATAGTTCAAGTAATGCTTTTTGGTTTTGCAATAACCAATGAAATAAATAATGTAGATATTGCTATTCTTGATCATTCTAAAGATGCAAGTACAAAAGAAATAATAGAAAAAATTTCTGCCTCCAAGTATTTTAGTGTCAAAGATTATTTAGATAATGAAAACGAAATTGAAACCGCTTTTAAAAAAGGAAAAATTAAAGCCGTTTTAAACTTCGAGAAAGATTTTAGCAAAAAATTACAAACCGAAAATCAAGCAACCATTCAGATTTTAACTGATGCTACAGACCCAAATACAGCAAATACAATCAGTAATTATACTGGAGCAATTTTACAAAATTACCAAGAGCTGATTAATAAGGACATTGTGACTCCTTATCAAATTAATACACAAACACAGTTGTTCTACAATAAGGAATTAAAAAGTGTTTTCATGTTTGTTCCTGGCGTAATGACCATCATATTAATGCTAGTTTCAGCTATGATGACCTCCATTTCTATTACTAGAGAAAAGGAATTGGGCACTATGGAAATACTCTTGGTTTCTCCTTTAAAACCTTTACAAGTAATCATTGGTAAAGTAGTTCCCTATATTTTTCTATCTGTCATCAACGCAATCATAATTATTCTCCTAAGCATATTTATTTTTAAAATGCCCATTGCAGGTAATTACTTTTTACTAGCTGCGGAAACTATTTTATTTATAATAAATGCGTTGTCATTAGGCATTTTAATTTCCACTGTTTCGGCATCACAACAAACGGCAATGATGATTTCACTTATGGGGTTAATGCTACCTGTTATTTTATTATCGGGCTTTATATTCCCGATTACAAGCATGCCGCTTCCACTTCAAGTAATTAGCAACATTATCCCTGCCAAGTGGTTCATTATTATTTTAAAAGGAATTATGCTAAAAGGTGTAGGATTAGCCTACCTCTGGAAAGAAACTTTGATATTAATAGGTATGACTTTATTCTTTATCGCAATAAGCGTAAAAAAATATAAAACCCGACTGGAATAA
- a CDS encoding ABC transporter permease produces the protein MNTILYIIQKEFKQIFRNKAMLPIIFVLPLIQLVILSNAATFEVKNVKFGYIDHDKTSFSRDLIEKFNASKYFNVISNFPSAKLANADMLEGYVDVVLEIPLHFEKNLLKEKKTGLSVKINAIDGAAAGVENVYVNQIIQKFNANARAELVMTDSGKYKIQRITTIPSFWYNETLNYKTFMVPGILVLLVTMITLFLSGMNIVREKEIGTLEQINVTPIKKYQFIIGKLFPFLILGLVLLTVGLIIAKLLFNIPILGSIPLMYGYTIIYILVILGIGLFISNFTDTQQQAMFIAWFFMVIFILMSGLFTPIESMPQWAQILTEFNPVKYFVEVMRMVMLKGAGITEIYPQIFKTIVYALIMNVLAVWSYKKTT, from the coding sequence ATGAATACAATCTTATACATTATTCAGAAAGAATTTAAGCAAATCTTTAGAAATAAAGCTATGCTTCCTATCATATTTGTGTTGCCATTAATACAATTAGTCATCCTATCTAACGCTGCTACTTTCGAAGTTAAGAACGTAAAGTTTGGATATATTGATCATGATAAAACTTCCTTTTCAAGAGATTTAATTGAAAAATTCAATGCTTCTAAGTACTTCAATGTCATTTCTAATTTTCCATCTGCTAAACTCGCTAATGCCGATATGTTAGAAGGCTATGTAGATGTTGTTTTGGAAATACCTCTTCATTTTGAAAAAAATTTATTAAAAGAAAAAAAGACTGGATTATCTGTAAAAATTAACGCTATTGACGGGGCGGCCGCAGGAGTTGAAAATGTTTATGTAAACCAAATAATACAAAAATTCAATGCCAATGCTAGAGCTGAATTGGTAATGACTGATTCCGGTAAGTATAAAATACAGCGCATTACAACTATACCTTCATTTTGGTACAACGAGACCTTAAATTATAAAACGTTTATGGTGCCTGGTATTTTGGTGTTATTGGTTACTATGATCACACTTTTTCTCTCAGGAATGAATATTGTACGAGAAAAAGAAATTGGCACATTAGAGCAAATTAATGTAACCCCAATTAAAAAATATCAATTTATTATTGGCAAGTTATTTCCGTTTTTAATTCTTGGACTTGTACTTTTAACGGTAGGGTTAATTATTGCTAAACTTCTTTTTAATATTCCTATTTTAGGAAGTATTCCACTTATGTATGGCTATACAATTATCTACATTCTAGTTATATTAGGCATTGGTCTTTTCATATCTAACTTTACGGATACCCAACAACAGGCAATGTTCATCGCTTGGTTTTTTATGGTGATTTTTATTTTAATGAGTGGTCTTTTCACCCCAATAGAAAGTATGCCGCAATGGGCACAAATACTAACAGAGTTTAACCCTGTTAAATATTTTGTAGAGGTTATGCGTATGGTCATGTTAAAAGGGGCTGGTATAACTGAAATCTATCCTCAAATATTTAAAACTATTGTTTACGCATTAATTATGAATGTTTTAGCGGTATGGAGTTATAAAAAAACCACTTGA
- a CDS encoding LOG family protein — protein MKNNNNHRLQTEESLFLRGPLSRFKELFFSFRVMFSFIKAFRKMHFIGPCVTVFGSARFNESNPFYVQAEAVGASLANLGFTVMTGGGPGIMEAANKGAYEAGGYSVGCNIILPFEQKQNPYLHKWIDIRYFFVRKFLLIKYSYAFVVMPGGMGTLDELFESITLIQTKMIHDFPIVIFGSEYHKELCHHIQIMAENESISPEDMKLLFVTDSVEEMAEHIKTHAIKKFKLVKKAHKPKKWMGEG, from the coding sequence ATGAAAAATAACAATAACCATCGTTTACAGACCGAAGAATCATTATTTCTACGAGGGCCGTTGTCTAGGTTCAAAGAGCTATTCTTTTCGTTTAGAGTCATGTTCAGCTTTATCAAAGCCTTTAGAAAAATGCATTTTATTGGTCCCTGTGTTACTGTTTTTGGTTCAGCACGATTTAATGAGTCGAATCCATTCTATGTTCAGGCCGAGGCGGTAGGCGCGTCTTTGGCAAATTTAGGATTTACGGTAATGACAGGTGGTGGACCTGGTATCATGGAAGCCGCGAACAAGGGAGCTTACGAAGCGGGCGGATATTCGGTAGGTTGCAATATTATACTTCCTTTTGAACAAAAGCAGAATCCGTATTTGCATAAATGGATAGACATTCGTTACTTTTTTGTCCGGAAATTTCTATTGATAAAATATTCTTACGCCTTTGTAGTAATGCCTGGAGGAATGGGGACTTTGGATGAACTCTTCGAATCCATTACGTTGATACAGACTAAAATGATACATGATTTCCCTATCGTTATTTTCGGTTCAGAGTATCATAAAGAACTCTGCCATCACATTCAGATTATGGCTGAGAATGAAAGTATTAGTCCCGAGGACATGAAACTATTATTCGTGACCGATTCTGTAGAAGAAATGGCAGAACACATCAAAACCCACGCCATCAAAAAATTCAAATTGGTCAAAAAAGCACATAAGCCAAAAAAATGGATGGGTGAAGGTTAG
- a CDS encoding NAD(P)/FAD-dependent oxidoreductase: MSKIVILGAGISGHVAAAHLRRKLSKQHEVLVVSPNSNYQWIPSNIWVGIGRMKSEEILFPLAPLYKKKSIGFKQAKVTTFHPEGDAETPNPFVKVEYVNGEQKGKTENITYDYLINATGPKLAFDMTEGLNPGTNKAYSVCTYTHAEHAWHALNDLIQQMKQGKKAKILIGTGHAKSTCQGAAFEYILNVEQELRRHNVRDKAEVIWIANEHQLGDFGMDGMLLSYGNNIMKSSEMVEMVFEDRGIKWIIGAGVNKIEDGVAHYETLDGEYKSETYDFAMLIPAFSGHGFKAFDKNNQDITEKLFKGFMLVDADYSPKPYEEWSVQDWPETYQNPSYKNIFAPGIAFAPPHAISKPRVSKNGTAISPAPPRTGMPSGITAKLVADNIIDTINGKKDLHHKGSLGNMGAACIASAGYGITKGSGVSITTYPIVPDYNKYPDTQGRQLGKTFGEIGLAGHWLKLALHYAFIYKAKMKPFWWLIPE; encoded by the coding sequence ATGTCAAAAATAGTCATATTAGGTGCTGGAATTTCGGGTCATGTAGCTGCGGCACATCTTCGAAGAAAATTATCCAAACAACACGAAGTTTTAGTGGTTTCTCCAAATAGCAATTACCAATGGATACCCTCTAATATTTGGGTTGGTATTGGTCGTATGAAGTCTGAAGAAATACTATTTCCTTTAGCGCCTTTATACAAGAAAAAAAGTATTGGTTTTAAACAAGCAAAAGTCACCACTTTTCATCCAGAAGGTGATGCTGAAACACCAAACCCTTTTGTAAAAGTTGAATATGTAAATGGCGAACAAAAAGGTAAAACTGAAAATATTACCTACGATTATCTTATTAATGCAACAGGACCAAAATTAGCCTTTGATATGACAGAAGGGTTAAACCCTGGCACAAATAAGGCATATTCAGTTTGTACTTATACCCATGCAGAACATGCATGGCATGCTTTAAATGACTTGATTCAGCAGATGAAACAGGGTAAAAAAGCAAAAATATTAATTGGAACGGGACACGCAAAATCTACTTGCCAAGGTGCGGCTTTCGAATACATTTTAAATGTAGAACAAGAGTTAAGGAGACATAATGTACGTGACAAGGCTGAAGTAATTTGGATTGCCAATGAGCATCAGTTAGGTGATTTTGGTATGGATGGTATGCTCCTTAGCTACGGTAACAACATCATGAAATCTAGCGAAATGGTGGAAATGGTTTTTGAAGACCGTGGAATTAAATGGATTATAGGTGCCGGAGTCAATAAAATTGAAGATGGAGTAGCACACTATGAAACGCTAGATGGCGAGTATAAATCTGAGACATACGATTTTGCTATGTTAATACCTGCATTCTCTGGTCATGGTTTTAAAGCCTTTGACAAAAATAATCAAGATATTACTGAAAAACTTTTTAAAGGTTTTATGCTTGTAGATGCTGATTATTCCCCTAAACCCTATGAAGAATGGAGCGTACAAGATTGGCCAGAAACGTATCAAAATCCGTCGTACAAAAACATATTTGCCCCTGGTATTGCTTTTGCACCTCCACATGCAATTTCAAAACCACGGGTAAGTAAGAATGGAACAGCTATATCTCCTGCCCCACCTCGTACAGGAATGCCATCTGGTATTACTGCAAAATTAGTGGCAGATAATATTATTGATACTATTAATGGAAAAAAAGATTTACACCATAAAGGCTCTTTAGGCAATATGGGTGCGGCATGTATTGCATCTGCCGGTTATGGAATAACAAAAGGAAGTGGTGTTAGTATTACCACCTACCCCATTGTGCCAGATTATAACAAGTATCCTGATACACAGGGCAGGCAATTGGGCAAAACATTTGGAGAAATTGGCTTAGCCGGTCACTGGTTAAAATTAGCACTGCATTATGCTTTTATATATAAAGCAAAAATGAAGCCTTTTTGGTGGCTAATTCCTGAATAG
- a CDS encoding DUF6132 family protein, protein MNKKTLLITTIGIVIGAIAGYLYYAEIGCISGTCAITSKPLNSTLYGGLMGGLFCNIFIKPSKK, encoded by the coding sequence ATGAATAAGAAAACACTTCTTATAACCACTATAGGCATAGTCATCGGCGCTATAGCCGGTTATCTATACTATGCCGAAATCGGATGCATAAGTGGTACGTGCGCTATAACTTCCAAACCATTAAACAGTACATTATATGGTGGATTGATGGGTGGATTATTTTGTAACATCTTTATTAAACCATCAAAAAAGTAA